In Flavobacterium lacustre, a genomic segment contains:
- a CDS encoding LacI family DNA-binding transcriptional regulator, with amino-acid sequence MKAKATLKQIAKELNVSVSTVSKALNDSPEISEQTKIKIKEYAKLKNYKPNVIGLNLKNRKTKTIGVIIPNILNSFFAKVFSGIEKVADKKGYNVIMCISNESLEKEAHTLEMLSNGTIDGFILSISEEAQKAHEYNHFKEIINDGTPIVMFDRTTDEVECDKVIVDDFDSALNSTQHLIDLGCKNIALLSSVDNLSVGKLRAEGYLQALKNNNISVNNKIILRTDSEEGLNENIEAIFDNNVIDGIFALDENDSVAALKMGVKKGYNIPENLSIIGFADGILASRRLSPSLTTVSQHGIEIGEVAAKLLIERLESKEENMVYVTKVIKTKLKERESTRKL; translated from the coding sequence ATGAAAGCCAAAGCAACTCTAAAACAAATTGCAAAAGAACTAAATGTCTCTGTTTCTACAGTTTCAAAAGCGCTTAATGATAGTCCTGAAATTAGCGAACAAACTAAAATTAAGATTAAAGAATACGCTAAACTTAAAAATTACAAACCTAATGTTATTGGTTTAAACCTTAAAAACAGAAAGACTAAAACCATTGGAGTTATTATCCCAAATATTCTTAATTCATTTTTCGCAAAAGTTTTTAGTGGTATTGAAAAAGTAGCCGATAAAAAAGGATACAATGTTATTATGTGTATTTCTAATGAATCTTTAGAAAAAGAAGCTCATACTCTTGAAATGTTGAGTAATGGTACAATTGATGGTTTCATTTTGTCTATTTCTGAAGAGGCGCAAAAAGCTCATGAATACAATCATTTTAAAGAAATTATAAACGATGGCACTCCTATAGTAATGTTTGACAGAACGACCGATGAAGTAGAATGTGATAAAGTGATTGTTGATGATTTTGATTCAGCGCTTAATTCTACTCAGCATTTAATAGACTTAGGTTGTAAAAATATTGCATTATTGTCTTCGGTTGATAATTTAAGTGTTGGGAAATTAAGAGCAGAAGGATATTTGCAAGCTTTGAAAAACAATAATATTTCGGTTAATAACAAAATAATTCTTCGTACCGATTCTGAAGAAGGTTTAAACGAAAATATAGAAGCCATTTTTGATAATAACGTCATAGACGGAATTTTTGCTTTGGATGAAAATGACTCTGTTGCAGCTTTAAAAATGGGAGTTAAAAAAGGATATAACATCCCTGAAAACCTTTCTATAATAGGTTTTGCTGACGGAATTTTAGCATCGAGACGATTGTCTCCAAGTTTAACAACCGTTAGTCAACACGGAATAGAAATTGGTGAAGTCGCTGCTAAATTACTGATTGAGCGTTTAGAATCTAAAGAAGAAAATATGGTTTATGTAACCAAAGTCATTAAAACTAAATTGAAAGAAAGAGAATCTACAAGAAAGTTATAG
- the rplM gene encoding 50S ribosomal protein L13 produces the protein MDALSYKTQSASKATVTKEWIVVDADGHNLGRLASKVAMILRGKYKPSYTPHVDCGDNVIVINSEKINLTGNKMDEKTYIRHTGYPGGQRTLTAKVLQSKNPALLVEKAVKGMLPKNKLGAELFRNLNVVVGSEHKQGAQKPRTVNLNDLK, from the coding sequence ATGGACGCATTAAGCTACAAGACACAATCAGCAAGCAAAGCCACAGTTACAAAAGAGTGGATTGTTGTAGATGCTGATGGTCACAACTTAGGTCGTCTTGCTTCAAAAGTCGCTATGATTTTGAGAGGTAAGTACAAGCCAAGTTACACACCACACGTGGACTGCGGTGATAACGTAATCGTTATCAACTCAGAAAAAATCAACCTTACAGGTAACAAAATGGATGAAAAAACATACATCCGTCACACTGGTTACCCTGGAGGACAAAGAACTTTAACTGCTAAAGTATTGCAATCTAAAAACCCTGCATTATTAGTAGAGAAAGCGGTAAAAGGAATGTTACCTAAAAATAAATTAGGAGCTGAACTTTTCAGAAATTTAAATGTTGTTGTAGGATCAGAGCACAAACAAGGCGCTCAAAAACCTAGAACTGTTAACCTAAACGATCTTAAGTAA
- the rpsI gene encoding 30S ribosomal protein S9 has protein sequence MGVIHKIGRRKTAVARVYVSEGTGVITVNKKEFATYFPTATLQYKVLQPMSMTENVNNFDVKVNVYGGGSTGQAEAVRMALARVMCEVNAENRGILKPEGLLTRDPRMVERKKFGQKKARKRFQFSKR, from the coding sequence ATGGGAGTTATTCACAAAATCGGTAGAAGAAAAACCGCTGTTGCACGTGTTTATGTTTCAGAAGGAACAGGAGTAATCACTGTAAACAAAAAAGAATTCGCAACTTACTTTCCAACTGCAACTTTACAGTACAAAGTGTTACAACCAATGTCTATGACAGAAAATGTAAACAACTTTGACGTAAAAGTTAACGTTTACGGAGGTGGTTCAACTGGTCAAGCAGAAGCTGTAAGAATGGCATTAGCACGCGTTATGTGTGAAGTAAATGCAGAAAACAGAGGAATATTGAAACCAGAAGGTTTATTAACAAGAGATCCAAGAATGGTTGAACGTAAGAAATTCGGTCAGAAGAAAGCTCGTAAGAGATTCCAATTCTCTAAACGTTAA
- the rpsB gene encoding 30S ribosomal protein S2: MANKIEVKDLLEAGVHFGHMTRKWDPNMAPYIYMERNGIHIINLYKTAAKIEEANEALKKIAASGRKILFVATKKQAKDIVAEKAKAANMPYITERWPGGMLTNFVTIRKAVKKMATIDKMKKDGTFMTLSKKERLQVDRLRAKLEKNLGSIADMSRLPAALFVVDIKAEHIAIKEAQKLNIPVFAMVDTNSDPREVEYVIPANDDASKSIDKILTLVTAAIVEGLSDRGSDKEGEATAEVAAPAAAEAVEATPAVEAEAPAATEE, encoded by the coding sequence ATGGCAAACAAAATAGAAGTTAAAGACTTACTAGAAGCAGGTGTTCACTTTGGACACATGACTAGAAAATGGGATCCAAACATGGCTCCTTATATTTATATGGAGCGTAATGGTATTCACATTATCAATCTATATAAAACTGCAGCAAAAATCGAAGAGGCAAATGAAGCTTTGAAAAAAATTGCAGCATCAGGTAGAAAAATATTATTCGTAGCTACCAAAAAACAAGCAAAAGACATCGTTGCTGAAAAAGCAAAAGCAGCTAACATGCCATACATCACTGAAAGATGGCCTGGTGGAATGCTTACTAACTTCGTAACTATCCGTAAAGCTGTTAAAAAAATGGCAACTATTGATAAGATGAAGAAAGACGGAACTTTCATGACTTTGTCAAAAAAAGAACGTCTTCAAGTAGATCGTCTTCGTGCTAAATTAGAGAAAAACTTAGGTTCAATCGCTGACATGTCAAGACTACCAGCTGCATTGTTCGTAGTAGATATCAAAGCCGAACACATCGCAATAAAAGAAGCTCAAAAATTAAACATTCCAGTTTTTGCAATGGTTGATACAAATTCTGATCCTCGTGAAGTAGAATATGTAATTCCTGCAAATGATGATGCTTCTAAATCAATTGATAAAATTTTAACTTTAGTTACTGCTGCCATCGTTGAAGGTCTTTCTGATAGAGGATCTGACAAAGAAGGTGAAGCAACTGCTGAAGTAGCTGCTCCTGCTGCTGCCGAAGCTGTTGAAGCAACTCCAGCTGTTGAAGCTGAAGCTCCTGCTGCAACTGAAGAATAA
- the tsf gene encoding translation elongation factor Ts: protein MATITAADVNKLRTITGAGMMDCKKALVEAEGDFDLAIENLRKKGQKVAANRSDRESTEGAAIAVVNADKTAGVVITLNCETDFVGMNENFVKMATEMANLALNFNTKEEFLAADYNGITVADKLIEQTGVIGEKLEIRTFEKLEGAFIGSYIHSGNKIATLVALSAKLEGTDEVARNIAMQAAAMAPIALDETGVDADTIAKEIEIAKDILRQEGKPEAMLDNIAKGKLARFFKDNTLVNQDYIKDNKLSVAAYAKSLDKDLIVTGFKRAALG, encoded by the coding sequence ATGGCAACAATTACTGCTGCAGACGTAAATAAATTAAGAACAATCACTGGTGCAGGAATGATGGACTGCAAGAAAGCCTTGGTTGAAGCAGAAGGAGATTTTGATTTAGCTATCGAAAACTTACGTAAGAAAGGACAAAAAGTAGCTGCTAACCGTTCAGATAGAGAATCTACTGAAGGTGCTGCTATTGCTGTTGTAAACGCTGACAAAACTGCTGGTGTTGTAATCACTTTAAACTGTGAGACTGACTTTGTGGGAATGAATGAGAACTTTGTAAAAATGGCTACTGAAATGGCTAATTTAGCATTGAACTTCAATACTAAAGAAGAATTTTTAGCTGCTGATTACAACGGAATCACTGTTGCTGATAAATTAATAGAACAAACTGGAGTTATCGGTGAAAAACTAGAAATCAGAACTTTCGAAAAATTAGAAGGTGCTTTTATCGGATCTTACATCCACTCTGGAAACAAAATCGCTACCTTGGTTGCATTATCTGCAAAATTAGAAGGTACTGACGAAGTTGCTAGAAACATCGCTATGCAAGCTGCCGCTATGGCTCCAATCGCATTAGACGAAACAGGAGTTGATGCTGACACTATCGCTAAAGAAATCGAAATTGCTAAAGACATCCTACGTCAAGAAGGAAAACCAGAAGCAATGTTAGACAATATCGCTAAAGGTAAATTAGCTCGTTTCTTTAAAGATAACACATTAGTTAACCAAGATTATATCAAAGACAATAAATTAAGCGTTGCTGCTTATGCTAAATCTTTAGACAAAGATCTTATCGTTACAGGTTTCAAAAGAGCTGCTTTAGGATAA
- a CDS encoding queuosine precursor transporter: MFKTKKELVFVILAGIFITNSVVAELIGGKLIQIGPFVMSIGILPWPIVFLTTDLINEYFGEKGVKKLSIITACLIAYAFIILLLAITIPAAKGISPVNDEQFQAVFGQSMWIIVGSIIAFLVSQLIDVTVFWFFKKKTGNQKIWLRATGSTVISQLFDSFIVLGIAFWLPGKINFDTFISSALTGYTFKLCVAVVLTPLIYLGHYLIKKYLAEDTQ; encoded by the coding sequence ATGTTTAAAACCAAAAAAGAACTTGTATTCGTAATCCTGGCCGGGATTTTCATTACCAATTCGGTTGTTGCTGAATTAATTGGTGGTAAACTCATACAAATAGGTCCTTTTGTAATGAGTATTGGTATTTTGCCTTGGCCAATCGTTTTTTTGACAACCGATTTAATCAATGAATATTTTGGAGAAAAAGGAGTCAAAAAACTCTCTATAATCACTGCTTGTCTAATTGCTTATGCTTTTATCATTTTACTTTTGGCCATTACAATCCCGGCAGCAAAAGGAATCAGTCCGGTGAATGACGAACAGTTTCAAGCCGTTTTTGGACAAAGTATGTGGATTATTGTTGGAAGTATTATTGCCTTTTTAGTTTCGCAATTAATTGACGTAACCGTTTTTTGGTTTTTTAAAAAGAAAACGGGAAATCAAAAAATATGGCTGAGAGCTACTGGTTCTACCGTTATTTCACAATTATTTGACTCTTTTATTGTATTAGGAATTGCGTTTTGGCTGCCCGGAAAAATCAACTTTGATACATTTATAAGCTCTGCTTTGACAGGCTACACATTCAAATTATGTGTTGCAGTTGTATTAACGCCACTAATTTATTTAGGACACTATTTAATAAAAAAATATTTAGCAGAAGATACCCAATAA
- a CDS encoding DNA-3-methyladenine glycosylase I, producing the protein MDDKKRCNWCNSSDLYKKYHDEEWGVPVYDDETLFEFLILETFQAGLSWITILNKRENFRLAFDAFDYKKIATYSEDKIQELLLDTGIIRNRLKVRAAVSNAIAFMKVQEEFGTFSNYIWKFVDGKPIVNNLKNFSDAKATTPLSDTISKDLKKRGFKFVGSTVVYAHMQATGMVNDHFADCWKRTEDSTL; encoded by the coding sequence ATGGATGATAAAAAAAGATGCAACTGGTGTAATTCAAGTGATTTATACAAAAAATATCATGACGAAGAATGGGGAGTTCCGGTTTATGACGACGAAACTTTATTTGAGTTTTTAATTTTAGAAACTTTTCAAGCTGGATTAAGCTGGATAACCATTTTGAACAAAAGAGAAAATTTCAGACTCGCTTTTGATGCTTTTGACTATAAAAAAATAGCAACCTATTCCGAAGATAAAATCCAAGAATTACTTCTTGACACAGGTATTATTCGTAATCGATTAAAGGTTAGAGCAGCCGTTTCAAATGCAATAGCTTTCATGAAAGTTCAGGAAGAATTCGGCACTTTTTCAAACTACATATGGAAATTTGTCGACGGAAAACCAATTGTAAACAACCTGAAAAATTTTTCAGATGCTAAAGCCACGACTCCACTTTCTGATACCATAAGTAAGGATTTGAAGAAACGCGGGTTCAAATTTGTAGGCTCAACAGTCGTTTATGCGCATATGCAGGCAACCGGAATGGTAAACGATCATTTTGCCGATTGCTGGAAGAGAACGGAAGATTCAACTCTTTAA
- the aat gene encoding leucyl/phenylalanyl-tRNA--protein transferase produces the protein MYYVSKTLFFPPVSEANADGILAIGGDLSPERLMLAYKSGVFPWFEDGEPILWWSPNPRMVLFLNELVVSKSMRNILNRNVFKVTFNQNFRDVISNCQNIKREGQNGTWITNDMIEAYCRLHELGVAKSVEVWQDELLVGGLYGIDLGNIFCGESMFSKVSNASKVAFIALVNQLKEVNYKLLDCQVYNSHLESLGCREIEREAFISILKS, from the coding sequence ATGTATTACGTATCTAAAACATTGTTTTTTCCTCCGGTCTCCGAAGCTAATGCTGACGGAATACTTGCTATTGGAGGTGACTTATCTCCAGAACGGCTTATGTTAGCTTATAAAAGCGGTGTTTTTCCTTGGTTTGAAGATGGAGAACCGATACTTTGGTGGTCACCCAATCCCAGAATGGTTTTGTTTCTTAACGAACTAGTTGTTTCAAAGAGTATGCGAAATATTCTGAATAGAAACGTCTTTAAAGTAACTTTCAATCAAAATTTTAGGGATGTTATTTCAAATTGCCAAAATATAAAACGCGAGGGACAAAATGGTACTTGGATAACGAATGATATGATTGAAGCTTATTGTAGACTTCATGAATTAGGTGTAGCCAAATCAGTTGAGGTTTGGCAGGATGAGCTTTTGGTTGGTGGTTTATACGGAATAGATTTGGGAAATATCTTCTGTGGAGAAAGTATGTTTTCTAAAGTTTCAAATGCTTCAAAAGTAGCGTTTATCGCTTTGGTCAATCAGTTGAAAGAAGTAAATTATAAACTATTGGACTGCCAGGTTTATAATTCGCATCTCGAGAGTTTGGGATGCAGGGAAATTGAACGGGAAGCATTTATATCGATTTTAAAGAGTTGA